The following are from one region of the Cystobacter fuscus DSM 2262 genome:
- a CDS encoding Tm-1-like ATP-binding domain-containing protein produces the protein MRSGTGSAATVYVVGCHDTKGAELGFVRGLVSAAGLRTVTVDVGTRPPAIPADVSAREVAAHHPDGAVAVLGIDDRGLAVSRMADAFLHFVEGRTDISGMIGLGGSCGTAIIAPGMRALPVGVPKVLVSTVASGNVAPYVGETDICMMYSVTDVAGLHQISRRVLGNAAHAVAGMVGRDLPREDSKPALGLTMFGVTTPCVTQVARALEADYDCLVFHATGTGGRAMEKLAASHLLVGILDVTTTEVCDLLMGGIFSAGEQRLDAVARAGIPYVGSCGALDMVNFGALDTVPERYRGRTLHVHNPQVTLMRTTPAENRAMGEWIGRKLNACHAPVRFFLPEDGGPSSSAGRMTCRSCASRSVGTPSRRDSRPWPGSSDIAGLEQWPRRTRSVRPVAGMGNGNRPSRREKGGPIVPGAEEQGGFWRNRRPLSKAPHLGLRHSPGFAKELCHGPNGPRRIAPARRGGAAPPRFHRRPAAGHRRDPGGRPA, from the coding sequence ATGCGAAGCGGGACGGGGAGCGCCGCGACTGTCTACGTCGTCGGTTGCCATGACACCAAGGGCGCCGAACTGGGCTTCGTGCGCGGGCTGGTCTCGGCGGCCGGTCTGCGTACGGTCACCGTGGACGTGGGTACGCGGCCACCCGCCATTCCCGCCGATGTCTCGGCGCGGGAGGTGGCGGCGCACCACCCGGACGGGGCGGTCGCGGTACTTGGCATCGACGACCGGGGCCTGGCGGTATCGCGCATGGCGGATGCGTTCCTCCACTTCGTGGAGGGTCGTACCGACATCTCCGGGATGATCGGGCTCGGCGGCTCCTGCGGCACGGCCATCATCGCGCCGGGCATGCGGGCCCTGCCGGTGGGAGTCCCCAAGGTGCTCGTGTCCACGGTCGCGTCCGGCAACGTGGCGCCCTATGTGGGCGAGACGGACATCTGCATGATGTACTCGGTCACCGACGTCGCCGGCCTCCATCAGATCTCCCGCCGGGTCCTCGGCAACGCGGCGCACGCGGTCGCCGGCATGGTGGGACGCGACCTCCCACGGGAGGACAGCAAGCCGGCGCTGGGACTCACCATGTTCGGTGTGACGACCCCCTGCGTCACCCAGGTCGCGCGAGCGCTCGAAGCCGACTACGACTGCCTGGTCTTCCATGCCACCGGCACGGGCGGGCGGGCGATGGAGAAGCTCGCCGCCTCGCACCTGCTGGTGGGAATCCTCGACGTGACGACCACCGAGGTTTGTGACCTGTTGATGGGTGGAATCTTCAGCGCTGGCGAGCAGCGGTTGGACGCCGTGGCGCGAGCCGGTATTCCCTACGTCGGGAGCTGCGGTGCGCTGGACATGGTGAACTTCGGCGCGCTGGACACGGTCCCGGAGCGATACCGCGGCCGGACGCTCCACGTGCACAATCCGCAAGTCACGTTGATGCGCACGACGCCGGCGGAGAACCGGGCGATGGGCGAGTGGATCGGACGCAAGCTGAACGCCTGCCATGCGCCCGTGCGCTTCTTCCTGCCCGAGGATGGTGGGCCGAGTTCGAGTGCCGGACGGATGACCTGCCGAAGCTGCGCGAGCAGGTCGGTCGGAACACCTTCGCGGCGGGACTCGAGGCCTTGGCCAGGCTCGTCTGACATCGCCGGGCTTGAACAGTGGCCCCGTCGGACCCGGTCCGTCCGACCAGTTGCTGGCATGGGCAACGGGAATCGTCCCTCCCGAAGGGAGAAAGGGGGCCCGATAGTCCCAGGTGCCGAAGAGCAAGGGGGCTTCTGGCGGAATCGACGCCCTCTTTCGAAAGCGCCTCACCTGGGTCTGCGGCATAGTCCGGGCTTCGCAAAGGAGCTTTGCCATGGCCCGAATGGCCCTAGACGAATTGCGCCAGCTCGCCGAGGCGGTGCTGCGCCACCACGGTTTCATCGAAGACCAGCTGCGGGCCATCGCCGCGACCCTGGTGGCCGGCCAGCGTGA
- a CDS encoding Ig-like domain-containing protein translates to MKRLFNPLLATSVILLASACQKVERIEVKPEKVELSEAGQSVTLEPQALTGKGEPVDKEKAKFLFSSSDGQIATVDPAGKVTAVKSGSVTITTKSDEVSATTPVEISIPSEIVLTGAPFTLTGLGSETTLTAEVKDDAGRPVQGAKLEFASADANVVAVEGNKLTAKAVGTTNVTITSGALKQTAEVTVKLPEVASVAFETVPATLKVGESTPVVAIAKGGDGAAIQGVSFTYTTSNEKIFTVDAAGTVQPVKPGSATLKAEGGGKSAEVQLTIKKK, encoded by the coding sequence ATGAAGAGGTTGTTCAATCCGCTCCTGGCCACGTCCGTCATCCTGCTCGCCTCCGCCTGCCAGAAGGTGGAGCGCATCGAAGTGAAGCCGGAGAAGGTGGAGCTGTCCGAGGCGGGCCAGAGCGTCACCCTGGAGCCCCAGGCCCTCACCGGCAAGGGCGAGCCGGTGGACAAGGAGAAGGCGAAGTTCCTCTTCTCCTCCAGCGATGGGCAGATCGCCACGGTGGACCCCGCCGGCAAGGTGACGGCGGTGAAGAGCGGCTCGGTCACCATCACCACGAAGTCCGACGAGGTGAGCGCCACGACGCCCGTGGAGATCTCCATCCCCTCGGAGATCGTCCTGACGGGCGCGCCTTTCACCCTCACGGGCCTGGGCTCGGAGACGACGCTCACGGCCGAGGTGAAGGATGACGCGGGCCGGCCCGTGCAGGGGGCGAAGCTGGAGTTCGCGAGCGCCGACGCCAACGTGGTGGCGGTGGAGGGCAACAAGCTGACGGCCAAGGCCGTGGGCACCACGAACGTGACCATCACCTCCGGTGCGCTCAAGCAGACCGCCGAGGTCACCGTGAAGCTGCCCGAGGTGGCCTCCGTGGCCTTCGAGACCGTGCCGGCCACGCTCAAGGTGGGCGAGAGCACGCCCGTCGTGGCGATCGCCAAGGGCGGCGATGGCGCCGCCATCCAGGGCGTCTCCTTCACCTACACCACGAGCAACGAGAAGATCTTCACCGTGGACGCGGCCGGCACGGTGCAGCCGGTGAAGCCGGGCTCCGCCACCCTCAAGGCCGAGGGCGGCGGCAAGAGCGCCGAGGTGCAGCTCACCATCAAGAAGAAGTAG
- a CDS encoding carboxypeptidase regulatory-like domain-containing protein, translated as MKLRTLSLTVLGALGLSATMACQKEEATSVPAPAAQAPAPPTIKAQHLSEDVAVPQEESAQAPKGGGTIRGVVTFKGTPPPPAPITPGTDPNCDGMDLVDQPVQVKAGKLANVLVRVQGEVPGQSQTPPDQMVVVDQNRCTYKPRVQGAVAGQPIVLMNSDSTLHNVRGTSGGKQLFNVTQPPLKTKEAQPPSEAEVIRLKCDIHPWMTAWVVVNPNAYFNTSDEEGQFRIEGVPPGTYTLGAWHETLGTKTAQVTVKEGQEAEVSFEFVAAK; from the coding sequence ATGAAGCTGCGTACACTGAGCTTGACGGTGCTTGGCGCCCTGGGGCTCTCCGCGACCATGGCCTGCCAGAAGGAGGAGGCCACGTCCGTGCCCGCTCCCGCCGCCCAGGCTCCGGCTCCCCCCACCATCAAGGCCCAGCACCTGTCCGAGGACGTGGCCGTGCCCCAGGAGGAGAGCGCCCAGGCGCCCAAGGGCGGTGGCACCATCCGGGGAGTGGTCACGTTCAAGGGCACGCCGCCCCCGCCCGCGCCCATCACCCCGGGCACGGATCCCAACTGCGATGGGATGGATCTGGTGGATCAACCCGTCCAGGTGAAGGCGGGCAAGCTGGCCAACGTCCTGGTGCGGGTGCAGGGCGAGGTGCCCGGCCAGTCCCAGACGCCGCCGGACCAGATGGTGGTGGTGGACCAGAACCGCTGCACGTACAAGCCCCGCGTCCAGGGCGCCGTCGCCGGTCAGCCCATCGTGCTCATGAACAGCGACAGCACGCTGCACAACGTGCGCGGCACGTCCGGCGGCAAGCAGCTCTTCAACGTGACGCAGCCGCCCCTGAAGACGAAGGAGGCCCAGCCTCCGTCGGAGGCGGAGGTCATCCGCCTCAAGTGCGACATCCACCCGTGGATGACGGCGTGGGTGGTGGTGAACCCGAACGCGTACTTCAACACCTCGGATGAGGAGGGCCAGTTCCGCATCGAGGGCGTGCCCCCGGGCACGTACACCCTGGGCGCGTGGCACGAGACGCTGGGGACGAAGACGGCCCAGGTGACGGTGAAGGAGGGCCAGGAGGCCGAGGTCTCCTTCGAGTTCGTGGCGGCGAAGTAG
- a CDS encoding metalloenzyme produces MRVAVLFIDGVGIGRNDPDINPLSGRDHLLSWFQDAPPRSLPGAGQCFPVDTTFGIAGRPQSASNQTALLTGQPAPALIGRHVLGYPDAPLREILARHSLVKHLVDTGRTATFANCYPVAYLDALKLPRRPSASAPEFTLPPAALRRLKASASTLAFAAGGVPLRTLDDARAGLALPHDITGARARSRDLDVPTRTPDEAAEVFWRIAGEADFTFFEHYLADEAGHAQDFAAARDALDTFDAFARAVVARRPADARVLVCSDHGNVEDLSTRSHTLHPVPVLYFGPPAPELESLATVADVGRAVLRWWGGA; encoded by the coding sequence ATGCGCGTCGCGGTCCTCTTCATCGATGGGGTTGGCATTGGACGAAACGACCCGGACATCAATCCGCTCTCCGGGCGCGACCACCTGCTCTCCTGGTTCCAGGATGCCCCGCCCCGCTCGCTCCCCGGGGCCGGCCAGTGCTTCCCAGTGGACACCACCTTCGGGATCGCCGGCCGTCCCCAGTCCGCTTCCAATCAGACCGCCCTCCTCACCGGGCAGCCCGCCCCCGCGCTCATCGGCCGGCACGTCCTCGGCTATCCGGATGCCCCCCTGCGCGAGATTCTCGCGCGGCACTCGCTCGTCAAACACCTGGTGGACACCGGCCGCACCGCCACCTTCGCCAACTGCTACCCCGTGGCCTACCTGGATGCCCTGAAGCTGCCCCGGCGCCCCTCGGCCAGCGCCCCCGAGTTCACCCTCCCCCCGGCCGCCCTGCGCCGCTTGAAGGCCTCGGCCAGTACACTCGCCTTCGCCGCGGGCGGCGTCCCCCTGCGCACCCTGGACGACGCCCGCGCGGGACTCGCCCTCCCCCATGACATCACCGGCGCCCGGGCCCGCTCGCGCGACCTGGACGTACCCACGCGCACGCCCGACGAGGCCGCCGAGGTCTTCTGGCGCATCGCCGGCGAAGCCGACTTCACCTTCTTCGAGCACTACCTGGCGGACGAGGCGGGCCATGCCCAGGACTTCGCCGCCGCCCGCGACGCCCTGGACACCTTCGATGCCTTCGCCCGCGCCGTCGTCGCCCGCCGCCCGGCCGATGCCCGCGTGCTCGTGTGCAGCGACCACGGCAACGTGGAAGATTTGTCCACACGTTCACACACCCTGCACCCGGTGCCCGTGCTCTATTTTGGACCGCCAGCGCCCGAACTGGAGTCCCTGGCCACCGTGGCGGACGTGGGCCGCGCGGTGCTGCGTTGGTGGGGTGGAGCATGA
- a CDS encoding serine hydrolase domain-containing protein — protein MKAWPLLLLLLGLPAGASPRVPLCERPVVPARASTRPFSEELERALDAFVRAELQREPHAGLAVGVLRGDQRWVGAYGQRDVAQGLPATPRTTWRMASLTKSFTAVAVMQLVERGLLDLDADIRTWVPSWPERRWPVTPRQLLGHLGGVTNYGRLGPSQDTGPLDTAGAVALVAGYELEAEPGTRFLYSTWAYNLLGAAIEAASGQSYGEYLQAHVFGPAGMVHAALDDRRTRDEHHAAGYRLRDGRLVPSKKVDVSGRFAGGGTRASIEDLLGFGKSLLDYRLVSRESTGEMQRSMSTRDGRLTDYGMGFATWPLRGHYVVAHSGAQPETSTLLLLLPGEDVALALTSNVEGQAAPLKRIAYGLIARLLEGEEHRLNARLRDSVDALVNEGLGRVFGYGLAYHHWAAHGPGTLPEAAGLPEAFARVTRLLDRATIAREPAAARARILAAHEPRGDELFIQVGAHMARTLEEALGAEQLRGYSSRGPLAFFNDYLAVCESRGCPETLRFDESLRAELRRLTP, from the coding sequence GTGAAGGCGTGGCCGCTGCTGCTGCTCCTGCTCGGCCTCCCGGCCGGAGCCTCCCCCCGGGTGCCCCTGTGCGAGCGGCCCGTGGTCCCGGCCCGGGCCAGCACGAGGCCCTTCTCCGAGGAGCTGGAGCGGGCGCTCGACGCGTTCGTCCGCGCGGAGCTGCAGCGGGAGCCGCACGCGGGGCTCGCCGTGGGGGTGCTGCGGGGCGACCAGCGTTGGGTGGGCGCCTATGGCCAGAGAGACGTGGCCCAGGGCCTGCCGGCGACACCGAGGACCACGTGGCGCATGGCGTCACTCACCAAGTCCTTCACGGCCGTGGCGGTGATGCAGCTCGTGGAGCGGGGCCTGCTCGACCTGGATGCGGACATCCGCACGTGGGTGCCCTCCTGGCCCGAGCGACGCTGGCCGGTGACGCCCCGGCAACTGCTCGGACACCTGGGCGGGGTGACGAACTACGGTCGCCTCGGCCCGAGCCAGGACACCGGGCCGCTCGACACGGCGGGGGCGGTGGCGCTGGTGGCGGGCTATGAGCTGGAGGCCGAACCGGGCACCCGCTTCCTCTACAGCACCTGGGCCTACAACCTGCTGGGCGCCGCCATCGAGGCCGCCTCGGGCCAGTCCTATGGTGAGTACCTCCAGGCGCACGTCTTCGGCCCCGCGGGCATGGTGCACGCGGCGCTGGATGATCGCCGCACGCGCGACGAGCACCACGCGGCGGGCTACCGGCTCCGGGACGGGCGGCTCGTGCCCTCCAAGAAGGTCGACGTGTCGGGCCGGTTCGCGGGAGGCGGCACGCGCGCGTCCATCGAGGATCTGCTCGGCTTCGGGAAGTCGCTGCTCGACTACCGCCTGGTGTCGAGAGAGAGCACCGGGGAGATGCAGCGCTCGATGAGCACGCGGGACGGGCGGCTCACCGACTACGGCATGGGCTTCGCGACCTGGCCGCTCCGGGGCCACTACGTGGTGGCCCACTCGGGAGCACAGCCGGAGACCTCGACGCTGCTGCTGCTCTTGCCCGGGGAGGACGTGGCCCTGGCGCTCACGAGCAACGTGGAGGGCCAGGCCGCGCCGCTCAAGCGCATCGCGTACGGGCTCATCGCGCGGCTGCTCGAGGGAGAGGAGCACCGGCTGAACGCCCGCCTGCGCGACTCCGTGGACGCGCTGGTGAACGAGGGGCTGGGCCGGGTCTTCGGTTACGGGCTCGCGTACCACCACTGGGCGGCGCACGGGCCCGGGACGCTCCCCGAGGCGGCCGGACTCCCGGAGGCCTTCGCACGGGTGACGCGGCTGCTGGATCGGGCCACCATCGCCCGGGAGCCCGCCGCGGCACGCGCGCGCATCCTCGCCGCCCACGAGCCCCGCGGGGACGAGCTCTTCATCCAGGTGGGGGCCCACATGGCGCGCACCCTGGAAGAGGCGCTCGGGGCCGAGCAGCTGCGCGGCTACTCCTCGCGCGGCCCGCTCGCCTTCTTCAACGACTACCTGGCCGTGTGCGAGTCCCGGGGCTGCCCCGAGACCCTGCGCTTCGACGAGTCGTTGCGCGCGGAGCTGCGCCGCCTCACGCCCTGA
- a CDS encoding Ldh family oxidoreductase, producing MARMALDELRQLAEAVLRHHGFIEDQLRAIAATLVAGQRDECAAHGLYRLLGIVATLKAGKVVPDAVPEVHDVAPAIVKVDARGGFSQLAFAVGLPLLEEKARRNGLAALAINRCVHFSALWIEIEALTARGLVALACNPTQAYVAPAGGRRPLFGTNPLAFGWPRAGREPFVFDFATSAVARGEIELHRRAGKPLPDGWGVDAQGEPSQDARTVLEEGALLTFGGHKGSALSAMIELLAGPLIGDLTSPESSAHDGGSGALPYHGELILALDPQRFLGPAVAEYQQRAEALFAGIQAQGARLPSQRRFEARARSDAQGVEVPDALLADVRALLNQPTSSSTRG from the coding sequence ATGGCCCGAATGGCCCTAGACGAATTGCGCCAGCTCGCCGAGGCGGTGCTGCGCCACCACGGTTTCATCGAAGACCAGCTGCGGGCCATCGCCGCGACCCTGGTGGCCGGCCAGCGTGACGAATGCGCCGCCCATGGCCTTTATCGGCTGCTGGGCATCGTCGCCACCCTCAAGGCCGGCAAGGTGGTGCCAGACGCGGTGCCCGAGGTACACGACGTGGCGCCGGCCATCGTCAAGGTGGATGCGCGTGGCGGATTCTCGCAGTTGGCCTTCGCCGTCGGCCTGCCCTTGTTGGAAGAGAAGGCCCGGCGCAATGGCCTCGCCGCCCTGGCCATCAATCGCTGCGTGCACTTCTCGGCCCTGTGGATAGAGATCGAGGCGCTGACGGCGCGCGGCCTGGTGGCCCTGGCCTGCAATCCCACCCAGGCCTATGTCGCCCCGGCTGGCGGACGGCGGCCGCTGTTCGGTACCAATCCCCTCGCCTTCGGCTGGCCCCGAGCCGGTCGGGAGCCTTTCGTCTTCGACTTCGCCACCAGCGCCGTGGCCCGGGGGGAGATCGAACTGCACCGCCGGGCCGGCAAGCCACTGCCAGACGGCTGGGGCGTGGATGCCCAGGGCGAGCCCAGCCAGGACGCGCGCACCGTGCTGGAGGAGGGAGCCCTGCTGACCTTCGGCGGCCACAAGGGCTCGGCCCTGTCGGCCATGATCGAGCTGCTCGCCGGTCCGCTCATCGGTGACCTCACCAGTCCGGAATCCTCGGCGCACGACGGCGGCAGCGGCGCCTTGCCCTATCACGGGGAGCTGATCCTGGCCCTGGATCCCCAGCGCTTCCTGGGCCCCGCGGTGGCCGAGTACCAACAGCGCGCCGAAGCCCTGTTCGCCGGCATCCAGGCCCAGGGGGCGCGCCTGCCCTCGCAGCGGCGCTTCGAAGCACGGGCACGTAGCGATGCCCAGGGCGTCGAGGTGCCGGATGCGCTGCTGGCGGATGTCAGGGCATTGCTGAACCAACCCACGAGCTCATCGACACGCGGGTGA